GGCGGTGGCGGCGATGCGCGGCGGCCACACCCACTACACCCCGGCGAGCGGGATCATGGAGGTCCGCGAGGCGGTGGCCCGCTCGGTGAGCGAGAGCACCGGCGTCGAGACCTCGCCGCTCAACGTGGTGCTGACCCCGGGCAGCAAGAACATCATCCACTTCGCGCTGCTGAGCCTGGTGTCCCCGGGCGACGAGGTGCTCGTCCCCGACCCCGGGTACCCCAACTACGCGTCGCTGACCAACTTCGTCGGCGCGGTGCCGGTGTCGGTGCCGATGCGCGAGGAGCACGGCTTCCGGCTCGACGTCGACGAGTTGCGGCAACTGGTGACCGATCGCACCCGGATGATCATCATCAACACCCCGGCGAACCCCACCGGGGGCTGCCTCGAGCCCGCCGACGTCGTCGCCATCGCCGAGCTGGCGATGGAGCGCGACCTGGTGGTGCTGAGCGACGAGCTCTACTGGCGGCTGATCTACGAGGGCGAGCACGTCTCGCCCTACGCCATCCCCGGCATGGCCGAGCGCACCGTGCTCATCGACGGTCTCAGCAAGGCCTGGGCGATGTGCGGCTGGCGGCTGGGGATGGGGGTGATGCCGGTCGAGCTGGCCCGGCGGATGGACACGCTGATGATCAACACCTCGTCGTGCGCCGCCTCCTTCACCCAGCTGGCCGCGGTGGAGGCGCTCCACTCGCCCCACTCCGACGCCGCCGTCGACGCGATGCGCGAGGAGTTCCGCACCCGGCGCGACCTCCTCGTCGAGGGCCTGAACCGCATCCCGGGGGTTCGCTGCCACCGTCCCGCCGGCGCCTTCTACGTCTTCCCCAACATCACCGGCACCGGCTGGGGCGAGCGCCAGCTGGCTCACTCCCTGCTCCACGAGGCGGGGGTCGCCCTGCTCCCCGGCACCGCCTTCGGGGCCCACGGCGCCGGCTTCCTGCGGCTCTCCTACGCCAACTCGGTGGCCAACCTGGAGTGCGCCCTCGAGCGCATCGCCGTCCACCTGGCCACCGCCCAGCCCGCGGCGTCGTAGGCGGCCGGCCGTGTGCTCGCCTCCGGCGGTGACCACCGCGCCCAGCTGCCGGCCCTCGCTCGACGGGGTGCGCGCGCTCGCCGCCGACCACGACCTGGTGCCCGTGGTCAGCGAGCTGCTCGCCGATCTCGACACCCCGGTGAGCGCCTTCCTGCGGCTGGAGGAGGAGGGGGCATTCCTGCTCGAGTCGGTGGAGGGCGGCGAGCGCCTGGCCCGCTAC
Above is a window of Candidatus Dormiibacterota bacterium DNA encoding:
- a CDS encoding pyridoxal phosphate-dependent aminotransferase, with the translated sequence MTLRFAERMSRLGTEGAFEVLAQARVLEAQGRDVIHLEIGEPDFETPPNIVDAAVAAMRGGHTHYTPASGIMEVREAVARSVSESTGVETSPLNVVLTPGSKNIIHFALLSLVSPGDEVLVPDPGYPNYASLTNFVGAVPVSVPMREEHGFRLDVDELRQLVTDRTRMIIINTPANPTGGCLEPADVVAIAELAMERDLVVLSDELYWRLIYEGEHVSPYAIPGMAERTVLIDGLSKAWAMCGWRLGMGVMPVELARRMDTLMINTSSCAASFTQLAAVEALHSPHSDAAVDAMREEFRTRRDLLVEGLNRIPGVRCHRPAGAFYVFPNITGTGWGERQLAHSLLHEAGVALLPGTAFGAHGAGFLRLSYANSVANLECALERIAVHLATAQPAAS